A single genomic interval of Oryza sativa Japonica Group chromosome 7, ASM3414082v1 harbors:
- the LOC107276223 gene encoding GDSL esterase/lipase At4g10955, translating to MASSRDFDHADCFDNSGPVHMMAKNGAGSPRTVLDWGKEEHRRCVAACLVKGVYIIENDSTRRRVHTNALAPPWWENFGFNLLDVIRDDSDHDDQFIIGAIYEHVPPLGEPAHPLSPHYVVAFRGTMMSHPKALIDLYLDAKIMVNTLKESKRSRLANTAVKKLVATIDKGMGGACGHGTAGSCIVWLAGHSLGASLALDVGRAMMVEQGYNLPTFLFNPPQVSPTPAIDVLLPIEKAQKAKRDIYAVSYFVKAGLGKVLNPHKERMENLFKRLSPWAPELYVHERDVICKGYIDYFEQRQQVQERFRAVATSAMTLSYRDMFFSMFGMEKEQPHLLPSARLWKSTSKDEDAHALQQWWKPMGEQAMVEADG from the exons ATGGCTTCATCAAGGGACTTTGATCACGCTGACTGCTTCGACAACTCCGGCCCAGTGCATATGATGGCGAAGAACGGCGCCGGTTCTCCTCGAACGGTGCTTGACTG GGGCAAGGAGGAGCACCGCCGTTGCGTCGCTGCCTGCCTTGTCAAAGGTGTCTACATCATAGAGAATGACAGTACTAGGCGCAGGGTGCACACCAATGCGCTTGCGCCACCGTGGTGGGAGAACTTCGGGTTTAACCTCCTCGATGTTATTCGAGATGACTCCGATCATGATGACCAATTCATTATTGGCGCAATATACGAGCATGTGCCACCTCTTGGCGAGCCCGCTCATCCTCTGTCTCCTCACTATGTGGTCGCCTTTCGTGGCACCATGATGTCACACCCCAAGGCGCTCATTGATCTGTACCTCGACGCCAAGATCATGGTGAACACCCTCAAAGAGTCCAAGCGATCCCGCCTAGCAAACACCGCGGTTAAAAAGCTTGTTGCTACCATAGACAAGGGCATGGGAGGCGCCTGTGGCCATGGCACTGCAGGTAGCTGCATTGTTTGGCTCGCGGGACACTCGCTTGGTGCTTCCCTTGCGCTGGATGTGGGGCGTGCCATGATGGTGGAGCAAGGCTACAACCTCCCGACCTTCCTCTTCAATCCGCCACAAGTGTCACCGACTCCAGCGATCGATGTGCTGCTACCGATAGAGAAGGCACAAAAGGCAAAGAGGGACATATATGCCGTGAGCTATTTCGTGAAGGCAGGGTTGGGCAAGGTCTTGAATCCCCACAAGGAGCGCATGGAGAACCTCTTCAAGCGGCTATCACCATGGGCACCGGAACTATACGTGCACGAGAGGGATGTCATTTGCAAGGGTTACATCGACTACTTCGAGCAACGGCAGCAGGTGCAGGAGCGCTTCCGTGCAGTCGCTACGTCAGCAATGACGTTGTCGTACCGCGACATGTTCTTTTCCATGTTCGGAATGGAGAAGGAGCAACCGCACCTTCTACCATCGGCGAGGCTGTGGAAGAGCACTAGCAAGGACGAGGACGCACACGCTCTGCAGCAATGGTGGAAGCCGATGGGTGAGCAAGCAATGGTGGAAGCCGATGGGTGA